A stretch of the Lolium perenne isolate Kyuss_39 chromosome 3, Kyuss_2.0, whole genome shotgun sequence genome encodes the following:
- the LOC127345059 gene encoding calreticulin-3 — protein sequence MGSSRRSGGRLELRLQLLHRLLALASLLLLASGEVIFEERFEDGWETRWVESDWKRSEGKAGKFKHTAGKYSGDPDDKGIQTTLDARHFAISAKIPEFSNKGRTLVVQYSIKFEQDIECGGGYIKLMSGYVNQKKYSGDTPYSLMFGPDICGTQTKKLHLILSYQGQNYPVKKDLQCETDRLTHVYTFILRPDASYSILVDNRERESGSMYTDWDILPPRKIKDVNAKKPKDWDDREYIEDPDQVKPEGYDSIPKEIPDPKDKKPDTWDDDDDGIWKPRRIPNPAYKGQWKRKKIKNPNYKGKWKIPWIDNPEFEDDPDLYVLKPLKYIGIEVWQVKAGSVFDNILICDDPEYAKRAAEETWGANKEAEKEAFEEAEKERKAREDKEAQQAREEGERRRRERGDRHRGRDHYKDRYKRRNRDHWDDYHDEL from the exons ATGGGGAGTAGCCGCCGAAGCGGCGGGCGCCTGGAGCTCCGGCTTCAGCTCCTGCACCGCCTACTCGCTCTCGCGTCGCTGCTCCTGCTCGCGTCCGGGGAGGTCATCTTCGAGGAGCGATTCGAAG ATGGCTGGGAGACACGCTGGGTGGAATCCGATTGGAAACGGAGCGAAGGGAAAGCTggcaaattcaagcacactgcaggAAAATATTCTGGAGATCCTGATGACAAAG GCATTCAAACAACACTGGATGCTAGGCATTTTGCTATCTCAGCCAAGATCCCCGAGTTCAGTAACAAGGGCCGAACATTGGTGGTCCAGTACTCTATAAAGTTTGAGCAGGACATTGAGTGTGGTGGCGGCTATATTAAGCTAATGTCTGGCTATGTCAACCAGAAGAAATATAGTGGAGACACTCCGTACAG TTTGATGTTTGGGCCAGATATATGTGGGACTCAGACAAAGAAGCTGCATCTTATACTTTCTTACCAGGGGCAGAACTATCCTGTCAAGAAAGATCTACAATGTGAAACTGACAGGTTGACGCATGTTTACACATTCATTCTTCGGCCAGATGCATCTTACAGCATACTTGTTGATAACCGTGAAAGAGAATCTGGGAGCATGTATACTGATTGGGACATCTTACCTCCTCGTAAAATTAAGGATGTTAATGCCAAAAAG CCTAAGGATTGGGATGACAGAGAGTACATTGAGGATCCTGATCAAGTTAAACCAGAG GGCTATGATTCTATTCCGAAAGAGATTCCTGATCCAAAGGACAAAAAG CCTGACACatgggacgatgatgatgatggcatCTGGAAGCCTAGAAGGATACCAAATCCAGCATACAAAGGACAATGGAAGCGCAAG AAAATTAAGAACCCTAACTACAAGGGTAAATGGAAGATCCCATGGATTGATAATCCAG AGTTTGAGGATGATCCAGATTTATACGTACTGAAACCTTTGAAGTATATTGGAATTGAAGTTTGGCAG GTAAAAGCTGGTTCGGTTTTTGACAACATTCTCATTTGTGATGACCCGGAGTATGCAAAAAGAGCTGCTGAAGAAACGTGGGGTGCAAATAAGGAG GCTGAAAAGGAGGCTTTTGAAGAAGCTGAAAAGGAgagaaaagctagagaagataag GAAGCTCAACAGGCAAGGGAGGAAGGAGAGCGACGGAGGAGAGAGAGGGGTGATCGCCACCGTGGCAGGGACCATTACAAGGACAGATACAAAAGA CGCAACAGGGATCACTGGGATGACTACCAT GATGAGCTTTGA
- the LOC127345061 gene encoding vesicle-associated membrane protein 721, with the protein MAREGEEKMLIYAMVARGTTVVAEQTAYEGNFRDIAAQCLQRLPFARDDRFTYACDGHTFTFLVHQGYAFCVVATEAAGREVPLAFLEMIKEDFNKRYAGGKAATAAANSLSRDFGPRLKEQMQYCMDHPEELSRLSKVKAQVSEVKGIMMENIDKVIDRGEHIDGLVTRTEQLHEQAADFRQQGTRIRRKMWFQNMKVKLIVLGIVVALILIIVLSICHGKCH; encoded by the exons ATGGCTAGGGAGGGGGAGGAGAAGATGCTGATATACGCGATGGTGGCGCGGGGGACGACGGTGGTGGCGGAGCAGACGGCGTACGAGGGCAATTTCCGGGACATCGCAGCGCAGTGCCTGCAGCGGCTCCCCTTCGCCCGCGACGACCGCTTTACCTACGCCTGCGACGGACACACCTTCACCTTCCTCGTCCACCAAGGATACG CATTCTGCGTCGTCGCGACAGAGGCGGCTGGGCGTGAGGTCCCTCTGGCCTTCCTGGAGATGATCAAGGAGGATTTCAACAAGAGATACGCCGGAGGGAAAGCGGCCACCGCCGCGGCCAACAGCCTCAGCAGAGATTTCGG ACCAAGGCTTAAGGAGCAGATGCAGTACTGCATGGATCACCCTGAGGAGTTGAGCAGGCTGTCCAAGGTCAAAGCCCAGGTCTCTGAAGTCAAAGGAATCATGATGGAGAATATCGACAAG GTTATTGATCGCGGAGAACACATCGACGGTCTCGTCACCAGGACAGAGCAGCTGCATGAACAGGCTGCCGATTTCAGGCAGCAGGGCACGCGGATAAGGCGTAAGATGTGGTTCCAAAACATGAAGGTCAAGCTCATTGTCCTCGGCATCGTTGTCGCCCTCATCCTCATCATCGTACTCTCGATTTGCCATGGAAAATGTCACTAG
- the LOC127345060 gene encoding beta-glucuronosyltransferase GlcAT14A encodes MKPIVLSVAVDRRWLLPLAAGSALSLFLLVLLTTVPFPFPSASPSRTLFVEHKLAPTPPSAAGDSLPRIAYLISGSARDASALRRVLLALYHPRNLYILHLDAEAPDADRRDLAAGLAAHPVIAAAGNVRVVERANLVTYRGPTMVASTLHAAAALLWGHAGAGGSDWDWFINLSASDYPLVTQDDLLHVFSKLPRDLNFIDHTSNIGWKEFQRAKPVIIDPGLYMKKKADVFWIPQRRSVPTAFKLFTGSAWMALSRSLVEYSIWGWDNLPRTVLMYYSNFISSPEGYFHTVVCNAEEFRNTTVNHDLHYISWDNPPKQHPHYLTLEDLDRMVASDAPFARKFHADDPVLDKIDAEILSRTTPEMPTPGGWCAGNGSDLCSVIGNASVLRPGRGAVRLQRLVSALLSEEKFHPRQCK; translated from the exons ATGAAGCCCATCGTCCTCTCCGTCGCCGTGGACCGCCGGTGGCTGCTCCCTCTCGCCGCCGGCTCAGCGCTCTCTCTCTTTCTCCTCGTCCTCCTCACCACCGTCCCTTTCCCCTTCCCCTCCGCCTCGCCCTCCCGGACCCTCTTCGTGGAGCACAAGCTCGCCCCGACCCCGCCATCAGCCGCCGGCGATTCCCTCCCCCGCATCGCATACCTCATCTCCGGATCCGCCAGGGACGCCTCCGCGCTCCGCCGCGTTCTCCTCGCGCTCTACCACCCCAGGAACCTCTACATCCTGCACCTGGATGCCGAGGCGCCGGACGCCGACCGCCGGGACCTGGCCGCGGGGCTCGCCGCGCACCCCGTCATCGCCGCTGCCGGAAACGTGCGCGTCGTCGAGCGGGCCAACCTCGTCACCTACCGCGGGCCCACCATGGTCGCGAGCACcctccacgccgccgccgccctcctctggggccacgccggcgccggcggctccGACTGGGACTGGTTCATCAACCTCTCCGCCTCGGACTACCCGCTCGTCACCCAGGATG ATCTGCTACATGTCTTTTCCAAGCTGCCGCGTGATCTCAACTTCATCGACCACACAAGCAACATCGGATGGAAGGA GTTTCAGAGGGCGAAGCCAGTCATCATAGACCCAGGGCTCTACATGAAGAAGAAGGCGGACGTGTTTTGGATACCGCAGCGCCGGAGTGTGCCAACAGCCTTCAAACTCTTCACTG GTTCAGCCTGGATGGCACTGTCCAGGTCGCTCGTGGAATATAGCATATGGGGCTGGGACAACCTGCCCCGCACCGTCCTCATGTACTACTCCAACTTCATCTCGTCGCCTGAGGGCTACTTCCACACTGTGGTCTGCAACGCTGAGGAGTTCAGGAACACCACCGTGAACCATGACCTGCACTACATCTCGTGGGACAACCCCCCAAAGCAGCACCCACATTACCTCACGCTGGAAGACCTGGACAGGATGGTGGCCAGTGATGCTCCCTTCGCCCGCAAGTTCCATGCGGACGACCCGGTGCTGGACAAGATCGACGCAGAGATCCTGTCCCGCACTACCCCAGAAATGCCCACGCCTGGAGGCTGGTGTGCGGGGAATGGGAGCGACCTGTGCTCGGTCATCGGAAACGCCAGCGTCCTACGGCCGGGCCGCGGGGCTGTGAGGCTGCAGCGGCTCGTCTCAGCGCTCCTGTCGGAGGAGAAGTTCCACCCGAGGCAGTGCAAGTGA